A segment of the Triticum urartu cultivar G1812 chromosome 1, Tu2.1, whole genome shotgun sequence genome:
tattcaaaacgttttatcttttaaaccatgcgtccaaatcttgaaccgttttcatcattggattcctcacgtcgagatcttcaaaagtagatcccatgttgataggttttgacgaacttttttcatgaaaaaccgaacgaaaaaaccggcaaaaaaaccgaaccgggagcatggtttttttttcttttccaaaagaggcacgcccgtgcctctcgcaAAATCACACCGTGCCTCTCGTGGAGGCAAAACTGTGACTCCATGGAAGgagaaaaaatagaaaacacgtttttttcgtttccgagaggcacggccgtgactatcgcgaaagcacaaccgtgcctctcgcagaagcaaaaccgtgactctcatgaaagaagaaaaaaagagaacgcgtattttttccttttctgagaggcacggtcgtgactctcgcgaaagcacaaccgtgcctctcgcggaagcaaaaccgtgactctcgcgaaagaaaaaaaaacgcgttttgtttttctctttctgagaggcacggccgtgactctcgcgaaagcacaaccgtgcctctcgcaaaACCGTGACCCTCGctaaagaaaaaaaaacagaaaacacgtttttttcgtTTTCGAAAGGCATGGtcgtgactctcgctaaagcacaaccgtgcctctcgcggaaaaAATAGTGACTTTTGCGAAAAAAATAGTGACTTTTGCGAAAAAAATGGAAAACGTGTTTTTTTCGCGCAAAATTTTTTTTGATCAAAAAACTAAGAAAAACCGGAGGAAAACCAAAACATCGAAAAAACCCGaaaaaaaccgtttaaaaagccaaaaacgtgtgtggaaaaataaaaaaataaaaaaaatccggAGGAAACATCCAAAGCGCGACACGTGACGAATGACTGAGAGCGCGTCAAGTGGCGCTGATCattgcgaggctcccgaaggagcgctcgttaactagttgctcccccCAAAACCGGGATCAGTGAAACGCGCAAACGGGCGGGCCCATTTAATCGCTCGCCTCGCCATGTCTGTGCGTTTGCACACAACTTGCCGCAAAGAGCGTAGTATAGGGTTTCCCCTCTAATGACGCTGAACAATAGGCTGGTGCAGGTCGTTAAGAGGGCTTAGCGACCGGAATACAGTGTTAGAGGGCTATGTAGCCCATAAAAAATCGATAGATTCAGACGTTAGTTTTGATGGATTATGTGTACGCATAAAACTGACTTGGGAATCACATCTACAACATTAGGGTATGTTGTTTCTAACTTTGATTTATACACTATTGGTATTTTTACTCTGTATGTTGCAACAACTAACATTCATGAAATGTCATTGGGGTATATATTTCGCTTCAAGCGGAAGTACAAACAAAGTAAGGAAAAATATACAGTATATAAGTTCGCTTCAACAATGCATTAGCAGACACAAACGGCAATCAATTTTCACTGTTACAACAACCGGTGCTTACTCACGATTTTTCAGTATCACTCCAGTCCATATATATTGGTAAGATTTTCATAATGTTACAAGATTAATTCTGTATAAGTGAGGACTGTATATGTGAAAAAATTCCTTGTTTACAACTAAATCTCTCGTTACTGCTGGCTGCTCAGAGTATTGTGCACCTGTTCAGACCAAGGGAGGAGAAAATCCGCCTCGCAGAAGGCCAGATGCGGCCAATAAGTCCTGGCCTCTCTTCATCAAAGGCATGATCTGACTCTGCACTCGGAGGACTAGACTTCCCGCTTCCATTTCTATCCCTACTTGTCACTGCCTCGCCAGACCCTGCCGTGTCGCCACCATTCTTGGACTCCACACCAACTTCAGATATCTCTCCTGGCTTCTTGTCAAATAGTCCTTTGAACTGCTTCCTTGCCTTCTTTTCAATTTCCTTTGTTTGTGCATCAACTGTTAGTTACAAACTTTGAACACtattccctccgttcctaaatactcccttcgttcctaaatatagatctttgtagagatttcactatggacCACATTCGTATGTGGatgcattttagagtgtagattcactcattttgtttcatatgtagtccatagtgaaatctctataaagacttatatttaggaacagagggagtataagtCTTCCTAGAGATTCTAATATGAAGTACATACCGactaaaatgagtgaatctacactctaaactacgtctatatacatccgtatgtagtccatagtgaaatctctagaaagacttatatttagaaatggagggagtatgagtTTGTGCATGTTCTGTTGCATACCTGTTCCTTCTGTTTAAGTTTAACAAGGGCCGCTGTAGCATCAGGTTCCGAGGACTTATCAACGGTTACCATCTAATGAAGCGATGCCATTACATATAGATTAGGCCTCTACCAACCAAACATGATTCTGAAGCATGGTGCCACTAACCTTCTCAAAATCGTTCTTTGCATCATCAAAGTCCCCACCTAACATGTATGACATTCCTCGGCGGTAGAGTGCTTTGACATGCACAGGATTTGCATCAAGCACCTGTTCAAACACAAGTAAATCAAAACAACAGCAGGATAATAATGTGAACCTTGTGCAAATCTATACTTTGCAGAGGCTGATGTAGCAGACTTGAATGGAGTTCAGGAGGTGAAGTGCAAAATTGCAATCCATGAGGGAGTAGAGCAAAACTGTAAGTCCATTTGACCTTTGATCCCCCAACCCTAGTCCATCCGACCTTCACCCAATGGGCCATGTGGCTGTTTTCATGGTAGCACTGTCACAACCTAGATTATGGAGCGCATAGTGGTGGATGGTaggagggcgagggcgagggagttTAGGCTTGGCGCCTTGAGGATAGATCTGTTCTGGAGGAAAAACGTCCCCttttaccgaaaaaggctttcaccccgctttatatataaagcaacgaTTCTCAACAACCCGGTACAAACACCCGCCAACACTACACACGCACACCCAAGGCAAGATACATAGGCGCTGAGCGCAGCAACAACATCCCTAGAGCTACGAGAGCAACCGGGGTCCTCAACCGTGAACACGCCACCGTGAAGAGATGAAGCCACATATGACGAACCGTGCCTTCAGGAAGGAAACGGCACCAGAGCACCGCCACCGCCTAACCCGAGGATTAGAGTTTCCCCTGGAGCAACACGACGGGCAATGATACCCGCGACGACGCCTTCAAGGGAATgagcttcgccgccgccggtccgTCCGAAGATAGAACAGGTTTTCAGCCCGGCCAACACTCACCGCCACCGAACACCACACCCCGGCGACCACGCCGCCCACACGGCCATGGCCACCGGGCAGCACCAAGCCATGGGCTCTGCCCATGAGCACCACGGAACCACCACCAGGGCCACCGCCCCGACATCCAAGACCTTGACACCCCACTCGAGACCTCCCGCTACCCCAACCAAAGATACCCCAACCAAAGATACGGGCGGAAAGGATCCACCTTTCGCACCCCTGGGCTGCCCCCAACGCCTCCATCGACCCGTCCTGCGGCACCGGGCGCGAGGCGAGGTCGGTCCTGCTGCCGGGCGCGAGATGAGCTCGGTCCTTGCTGCCGAGTGCGAGACGAGCGATGGACCGTAGCCAGGGGAGGACCGAACCTTCGACGATGGTAGCAACCAGACGACGAGGAGAGTGACCGAAGGTCGAAACGGGCCGCCTACAAACGAGCCGACGCCGAAAAAAcagccgccgccgcagccgaaCTGCCGTGATGTCGGCTCAACGAATGGAAGCCGCCACACCCAGAGGGCCgagccaccccgccgccgccgcccacagCCGGAGCAGCCACCACGCCGGGCCACTGCGCCAACCCGTGCCGCCCGCCGGAAAAATGCATCAGATCCGGCGGGCGCACACCCACCACCAGCAGCCCTAGCCTGCCTCCAGCCCCCGACTAAAaccagaggagaagaagggcgaGACCCACACCGCTGCGCCGCCACCTCCGCCAGCAGACCACCACCGCGGAGATGACCGCCCGCAGCCCGCACCCACCGCGTCTGGATCTGGCAGCCTGCCTTCACCACACTGGCCGTGcaccaccagggcatgcctgtcACGCCGCCATCGCACCCGCGCGCCACCACCAGCGCCGATGCGACGCCGCGCGGTGGAGCCCCACGGAAGCGCCGCCACCAGGTCCAGGGCCGTCGGTCCACGCCGACCACCCCGCATGAAGAGACGAGAGAGGCCCCGCCGCCGCAGGCAGCGATCGGGCTTTGCCCGGCCCCGCCCTCTGGCAGCGGGGAGGGAGGATCCCCTTTTCTCTGTTTATTTCTTCAATACCTAATTACATGTTAAATTGTATAGCTTTATAGTGCAGCTTGGCAGTAGGCTAGGGAAGACTTGAACCGACTCAACTAATCAAACAAACTAGACATGGAAACCAATAAGGACCTATCCGGACGGGTCCAGTACCCCATGGCGTGAGAAGCTATGCCCAAGTTCCTTTCAGTGAATTACCTTATTGCACGCTTCAATAGACTTCCTGTACTCACCCATCTTCTGGTAGCAAGCAGCTACATTTAGATGTAGAGAACTCTGCATTTGTAACAACATAAAAGGTTTAACAGCAACAAGTAGAAAAACATATACTACTAATGGGAGGAGAAATGTGTGTGCGCGTGGGGTGGTGGGGTGGTGGGGCGGGGGTGATCTAGTGGTCAGTGCATCAATCGGTATGGTAGGAGAAAGCTGGAAAATAGAGTATCATCGTACTCTTGAATTGGCAAAGATTTTCCCCTCTTCATCGTCTTGAGGATGCACGTGGTTATACTCCCTAAGCAACTACATCCATAGAGGGTAGGGAAACCAAAGTCAGCAAAAAGTTTAAGAGCTGTTGGCATGGCTTGTTTCACATCCAAGCATTTTCTTTTGACAAGCAAAGTAAGTTTTAGCATGACTTTTCTTTTTATAACTGGAAAACAGAAGGGGAGCCCCAAAATAAAAGGGTACACTATATTAAAAGAAAATGAGCACAAAGGTATCCACAGCATATTTACAGAAGGAAAAAATTAATGGACCCAAACAAAAGGGGGGAAACAAACATGGATTTCCGTGGACACCTGCATGGAGTTGCATACTTTGTGCTATCTCACTGAATACATGGGGCTGCACAAAAAAATCTAGAACTGACAAAAAAGATCTCCCAACCCCCCTGTAAAATGCTTTTTGCCATATACTTTGCATCATGTGAGCTAAGCTCCGCCAAAATAATAATCTTAGTACAATGAGATATCCTGAACTCCAGCACATTTATCCCAACAACATGAATTGCAGAATTTGCATGGAGCACCATGATTAAAATGAGAGTCAATTTATAATTAAGAACCACAACGGCATGCTCATGCCGTGACGTTGGCATAGCTGTGGTGTTATCTCTTGTTTATTGTCAATATCGCTTTAATTCATTTACATTTAACATTTAGATTCAAATTGAAGAATTTCGACACTTCGCACAAACCTCAGGCTCCACTGAGAAAACTAGTGGTGCGGAGCACCCTAGGGTCATCACCATGGCTTTGGCTTCATTGCCAACACATCACATATACTAAGGTGAATTCCATCCTTTATGTGTGTCTACTTGGTTCTCTCATGGGTGATATACTACTTGACCCTCCTTCATGCATACATAGGTTTGAGCTGAGCTTCACGCAAGTCAAGGAGGAGTGCGCACAAGAGTACGCCCACACCATACACAGATAAGCTTGGAAGCGGAGATGGAAGAGAGAAGATGGGCAGCTGGAATCCAGTAGCCAGACTATCCAGCCTATAGCCGGACAAAAACCTCCTCTGGATCACCATCTGGCCCTTCGTCTGGCTACCACGCGCAAGGCAACGGAAGCTAAATTGGTGAAGTTAGACTGCCTGGCTTGGAACCCGGACAGTACAGCTCCTAGAGCGAGCCCTCCGAGTGGCGCCTGTGGAAGCCCTGATCCGGACGAGTTGCAGGCTTGCGACCCGGACAGGCCAGCATGTGCCTGCGTGCAAATCTGGCCCACGAGCTATGTATCCCCTCTCTCACCTCCCCCACTTAGCTCTTCGTAGCTAGGACTATATATACCTTTCCCCCACCTCCTCTCTAGGGTTAGCAAAGCAGAAACTAGATCTTGAGAGAGCATTGCTCCTTGACTCCTTGTACCTCCTCTTAGAGGATCAAGCCCTCCTAAGGGAGAAGAATCCCTTTGGATTACCAGGACCTCCACATCCTTTGGATTGGAGAAGACCATCTCTCAAGACCCTCACATATCTTAGAGATTGGGGAAGGACTACCCTAGTTATCCtttattttctttgtttttcttggATCTACATGCACCTCATGTATTGGCTTGTGATCTGAGGGATACTTGGTGTGGATCTTGTCCAATTAGTGTTCTCTCGTGTTTTCTTGTGGATTTGTCCCGTGTTCTTCGTGAATACAGACAATACACCCCAAATCCCTCTCCAATTCGTGAAGATCAGGCCACCCTAGGGGTTGGTCCTACATCAACCAGTTTACTAGATCTCGTCAGTTTTGGACAAGACAGGTTTCCCTCAACCCCAACCCTTTTTTGTAAAAGAAAAGGAAGTGCATGGTGCACTTCTCCAAAAATCTGAAATGAACTCAGCAGATGTAGTGTCAAATTTAATCTGTATATTGAGCAATCAATTCTGGTGGGTAGCAGATGAACTTAGGCACTTAGCACATGCTATTTTGGCCTATTTTTAGCTCTTTTGGACTTTGCTTGTTCTTATATGTTGTCAGAATGTTAAACTTGCATAAAGAATGTTTATCCGCCTTTGTTTTCGTTTTCAGGGCTTGTTGAGCTGTGCCCTCAGCAGAACCCTCCTGTACTCTATGCTGTGTgactttgtgtgtgtgtgtgtgtgtgtgtgtgtgtgtgtgtgtgtgtgtgtgtgggtgggtgggtgggtggacaTTTGTGATACCTTGTGGCCGTGGtggtttgctttatttataaagcggggcgaaagcctttttcggtataTGTTGTTAGAATGTTAAACTTGCATAAAGAATCAAAGGGAAATAATATAACACCGACATACAACATGAATAGACTGGCTACTCTTCCTGGCCATGCCCGGGAACATCTTTGCAAACAAGAATAGTTGTTTTTAGGAAAGATGTAGAGACACAGATGAATATCGCTACCTAAGACTCAATTTATATAATAAATAGAAGTAATCAATTTATTGCACAGCAACTTCAAGTACCAGTGGACATACCTTCTCGTATTTTGCTTTTGCAAGTTCAAATTTTCCTTCTTTAAATAGTCTGTTACCCTGTGAAAGCGATTCTGTTTAAAGTCAGTTGTCTAAAATCTAAAACAATAATGAAGTACCAGATCAAAATTATGAAATACTTTGTAACTAAGTGCTGGTTGAATGTAGGCTCAAACTCTAGCAAAAAAGAGAGCTCAAAATCACTATAGACTAGACCCAGCTGATGGCCCAAAGGAAAGCTCAGGATTCTCATAAGCCTATACATCTAATGGCATCTTAAACCAAATAACCATCTTCAGGATTGCAAGACACTTGGTTGAAATTCATTTGACATGTTGCTCTAGCAAACAACATTTAAATAGCAGTTGAAATAATTTGTCCAAATAGAAAGGAAAGAGAGAAACTAAATTTTTATGCAAAGATGTCTCATAAGTTTCTTGCATATACCCATTTTCTGCAAAAGTGCATTTACGACAGTCTTGTTGAAGTGTATATGAGGATTGCCTAGCCATTTCCATCAGCCCGGACTTTTGGTTGTGTTGGCTAATGCATGAAGCTTAACATGGTATCAGAGCCCAAGGTCTTGACTTCAAGTCCTGACTTTCGCAATTTATCTAAAAATTGCTGCTGCCCCCCTCTCTGTCCACGTATAGGCCTCTCACGTGTTGACTTCCCGCGTCACAAGTGAGAAAAGGTGTTGAAGTGTATATGTGGATTGCCTAGCCCGCCTAGCCCTTTCCATCAGTTCAGACTTTTGGTTTTGCGTTGGctagtgcatgaagcttaacaaGTCTCACTCGAATACAAATTGGCGGGATTAAAGATAATATAATCATTGTAAGTATACCGTGTTCTTAATTTTATCTGCCTCTTCCATGATTTCTTTGAAGGTCAAGCCAGTCCAATCCTGCATTTGTACAATGATCATTTGAGAAAAGAAAATTCACTAGTTAAAATCATATGACAAGCATAACCAAAGAAAAAATATATTAAATATATAAATAATAGAAATAATTCCGTAGGTAAATGTTGCACTGAGTTATGAGAAAGCTCCCAAGGGAAACTATTAGCATTTACCTGTGCACATATGTGACGCATGTAACACAGTCTATTATGGTACTATGACACCATAAAAAGCAACAGAAAAACAAATGGTTTCATACCTTGGGAACTTCAAATCCAAGTAATTCAATTTCCCACCGAACATGAGCTCCTTCAGGAACATTCGCTGGCCTGTTGCACCATATCCGATTATTCAAAAAGCTTCATTGCCAAAAAAATTACGAATGTAAAGGTTGATACGACCTTGGGAATTTATCATACGCAAAATCTGGAGGGCAGGTGACAATAGATTTTTCACCAGGAAGCATTAGTCGAACACACATTTCAAATCCTTCAGGAACCTACGACAATGCATCAAAACATCTGTTACTCTTCTTCAATTGATAGGATGAAACATATTTTAACATTCAATACTAGAGATATGTAGTAACAGAATTCTAAGAGAAAACGATAACAGGAAGTGTATAGAAGTATtgctccctccgtccgaaaaagcttgtccctcaaatggGACAAGCttacatccatttgagggacaagctttttcggacggagggagtacttatgTGATAACAAAGTCCCATTTTATTTTTTCAAGTAAGTATGTAATAGTTCTAAGAAAGGACAATAAGTATACAGAACCATCAATTTGGAAGCGAAGCCCTGAAACCCTATTGGGAGTTCAAATTATTAACATATACAAAGTTTAAAGGTCGATGCCATATGTGATCAACTTTCACAGTTTCTGTATTGTAAATTCTTATTTTTGAACTAAATAAAGTCTAAGTGATACTTTAAAAAATAGGAAACAAAAGTAGGATTCGGAGACCCATGGTTCTCGAAACAAAATGGTCGGTATTATTTTTGTTGTCCATTTGCCACATTCTGATAGCAAGATTTAATAAAGTAACTAAGATTGATTATGTAGATAAAATAAAAGCTATAATATTTACCAATCCTTCTCCAGAACAGAACTCCAATGGTTCCCCATCATTATCAATTTGTGTATCATAAAATACTGACTTTGGTTCATCAAGGAGCATCCCCTTGTAATGAACTCTTAACAAGCTATCATGAAGGGGGCAGTCCATAGGAAATTCACCTGATATTTTGGAAGAAAACAAAAAGCAGCTTAA
Coding sequences within it:
- the LOC125510608 gene encoding peptidyl-prolyl cis-trans isomerase PASTICCINO1 isoform X1, with product MSHDDPPPAPAKKKSPAEEAAEKRREKLTPGSLMKAVIRSGRGDATPADGDQVILHCTIRTMEGIVVNSTRREHGGKGIPLRFVLGKSKMILGFAEGFPTMLKGEIAMFKMEPKIHYAEDDCPVTPPDGFPKDDELQFEVEMLDFFKAKVVTEDLGVVKKIVDEGKGWETPREPYEVTARITARTADGKEILPSKEVPYFFTLGKSEAPKGLEMGIGTMARKEKATIYVTSTYLTESSVMPQLEGLEEVHFEVELVQFTQVRDMLGDGRLIKRRVVDGSGEFPMDCPLHDSLLRVHYKGMLLDEPKSVFYDTQIDNDGEPLEFCSGEGLVPEGFEMCVRLMLPGEKSIVTCPPDFAYDKFPRPANVPEGAHVRWEIELLGFEVPKDWTGLTFKEIMEEADKIKNTGNRLFKEGKFELAKAKYEKLLREYNHVHPQDDEEGKIFANSRSSLHLNVAACYQKMGEYRKSIEACNKVLDANPVHVKALYRRGMSYMLGGDFDDAKNDFEKMVTVDKSSEPDATAALVKLKQKEQEIEKKARKQFKGLFDKKPGEISEVGVESKNGGDTAGSGEAVTSRDRNGSGKSSPPSAESDHAFDEERPGLIGRIWPSARRIFSSLGLNRCTIL
- the LOC125510608 gene encoding peptidyl-prolyl cis-trans isomerase PASTICCINO1 isoform X2 gives rise to the protein MSHDDPPPAPAKKKSPAEEAAEKRREKLTPGSLMKAVIRSGRGDATPADGDQVILHCTIRTMEGIVVNSTRREHGGKGIPLRFVLGKSKMILGFAEGFPTMLKGEIAMFKMEPKIHYAEDDCPVTPPDGFPKDDELQFEVEMLDFFKAKVVTEDLGVVKKIVDEGKGWETPREPYEVTARITARTADGKEILPSKEVPYFFTLGKSEAPKGLEMGIGTMARKEKATIYVTSTYLTESSVMPQLEGLEEVHFEVELVQFTQVRDMLGDGRLIKRRVVDGSGEFPMDCPLHDSLLRVHYKGMLLDEPKSVFYDTQIDNDGEPLEFCSGEGLVPEGFEMCVRLMLPGEKSIVTCPPDFAYDKFPRPANVPEGAHVRWEIELLGFEVPKDWTGLTFKEIMEEADKIKNTGNRLFKEGKFELAKAKYEKSSLHLNVAACYQKMGEYRKSIEACNKVLDANPVHVKALYRRGMSYMLGGDFDDAKNDFEKMVTVDKSSEPDATAALVKLKQKEQEIEKKARKQFKGLFDKKPGEISEVGVESKNGGDTAGSGEAVTSRDRNGSGKSSPPSAESDHAFDEERPGLIGRIWPSARRIFSSLGLNRCTIL